From one Terriglobia bacterium genomic stretch:
- a CDS encoding transaldolase, protein MQIFADGADLAGALELYKNPLIRGFTTNPTLMRAAGVTDYAQFARTLLGAIPDRPISFEVIADDFEEMEWQAMEIASWGGQVNVKIPVTNTRGESSVRLIRRLARAQVRLNVTALLTLDQVREVAESLGGSPSYVSVFAGRIADTGRDPVPLMTEAVKILEPYQRLQLIWASPRELLNIFHADAIGCHVITVTHDVLRKLALVGKSLDEYSLATVKMFYDDAQKAGFRLARPGMEQVA, encoded by the coding sequence GTGCAAATCTTTGCCGACGGCGCTGACCTTGCCGGCGCACTGGAGCTGTACAAGAACCCCCTGATCCGCGGCTTCACCACCAATCCGACGCTGATGCGCGCCGCCGGCGTCACCGACTATGCGCAGTTTGCCCGCACCTTGCTGGGCGCCATCCCCGACCGGCCGATTTCGTTCGAAGTGATTGCCGATGACTTCGAAGAAATGGAGTGGCAGGCGATGGAAATCGCGTCGTGGGGTGGACAGGTCAACGTCAAGATTCCCGTCACCAATACGCGCGGAGAGAGTTCCGTGCGCCTGATTCGGCGCCTGGCCCGTGCCCAGGTGCGGCTGAACGTGACCGCACTCCTGACTCTGGACCAGGTGCGCGAAGTGGCGGAGTCCCTGGGGGGTAGTCCGTCGTACGTCTCGGTGTTTGCCGGCCGCATCGCCGACACCGGCCGCGACCCGGTGCCGCTGATGACCGAGGCGGTCAAGATTTTGGAACCCTATCAGCGCCTGCAACTGATCTGGGCCAGCCCGCGCGAACTCCTCAACATCTTCCATGCCGACGCAATCGGTTGCCACGTCATTACCGTCACTCACGACGTTTTAAGGAAACTGGCACTCGTGGGCAAAAGCCTCGACGAATATTCACTGGCGACGGTGAAAATGTTCTACGACGATGCGCAGAAGGCAGGATTCCGCCTGGCAAGGCCGGGTATGGAACAGGTCGCCTGA
- a CDS encoding cytochrome c, with amino-acid sequence MSRHALRITAVVLVLIVAAITPALAADAVAGHAVYDKKCKMCHGATGEGNPGMAKALNTAIPPLGSPEVQKMSDADLKKIVTQGKGKMKPPAGLSSADVDNVIAFIRTLKK; translated from the coding sequence ATGAGTCGACACGCGTTACGTATCACTGCGGTAGTGCTGGTACTGATAGTGGCTGCAATCACGCCCGCGCTGGCCGCTGATGCCGTTGCCGGGCACGCCGTCTACGACAAGAAGTGCAAGATGTGCCACGGCGCCACCGGCGAAGGGAACCCGGGTATGGCCAAGGCGCTCAATACGGCCATTCCACCGCTGGGTTCGCCTGAGGTGCAGAAGATGAGCGATGCCGACCTGAAGAAGATCGTCACCCAGGGCAAGGGCAAGATGAAACCGCCCGCGGGTCTGAGCAGCGCCGATGTTGACAACGTGATCGCGTTCATTCGCACGCTG